GGGGCGCTGGTCGACCTCGACACCCTCGCCGCGCTCGGCGAGGACTGGCTGCCGGTGCTGCTGGTCACCGTCGCCACCCTGCTCCTCACCGTCGCCGCCGGGTCGCTGCTGCGGCTGCAGCCCGGCATCACCCCCGTCACCGGCGCGTTCGCCATGATCGCCGGCGGTGCCTCGGGCATCACCGCGATGGCCCGCGACCTCGGTGCCGACGACCGGATGGTCGCCGTCCTGCAGTACCTGCGGGTGCTGCTGGTCGTCGTGCTCATGCCGGTGGTGGCGACGGCCGTGTACGGCGCCGAACCCGGCTCCGGGAGCGCGGCTCCCGCGGCCGGCGGCGCGGGCTGGGCCGCCGACCTGCTCTTCACCGCCGGGTGCGCGCTGGCCGGCTCCGCGCTGGCGCGGCTCGTGCGCCTGCCGGTGCCCGCGCTGCTCGGGCCGATGCTGGCCGCCGCCGTGCTCGATCTCGGCGGGCTCTCCGGCGGCGCCGCGGTCCCCGGCCTCGTCGAGACGGCGGCCTTCCTGCTCATCGGCCTGCAGGTCGGCGTCAGCTTCACGCGGGACAGCCTGCGCACCATCGGCGGCGCCCTCCCCCTGGCCCTGGCGATCGTCCTCGGGCTGATCGCCGCCTGTGCCGGGCTCGGCGAGGTGCTGAGCGCGGCCACCGGCGTCAGCCGGCTCGACGCCTACCTCGCGACCACCCCCGGCGGGCTCTACGCCGTCCTCGCCACGGCCACCGGCACCGGCGCCGACGCCACCTTCGTCCTCGCCGTCCAGGTGCTGCGGTTGTTCGTCATGCTGTTGGGCGCACCCCTGCTGGCCCGGTACCTGGCGCGGCGGCCGGGCTGAGACCGTCGTCCGGGCGCCTACTCTCGTCCGGGTGAGCGCAGCCAGGAGGGAGACCGACCTGCCCGACGTCGAGGCGGTCGAGGCGCCCGGGGAGGCCCGGCCGGAGCACACCGAGGACACCGTCCTGCTGTTCGTGGGCGGCCCGCTCGACGGGCGGGTGGAGGTCCGTGCCGCGCGCCACGGCGACCCGCTGCCCACGGTCACGCACGTGCACCTGCACGACGGGCCCAAGGTCGTCTCCCGCTACGACCTGCAGCCGCTCCCCGGGCAGACCGGCGTCTACCACCTGCGCCCGGCCGTGCGGCAGCCCAGCCGCGACGACGTCGCCGACTGACACCCGTCACCGCCGGGCGGTGACGGCCGGCGCTACCGGCCGGCCCGTCCGCGCTGCGACGGTCGGGACGTGCCCGAGACCCTGCTCCTCCTCCACGTCGGCGCCGGGACGGCCGGGCTGCTGCTCGGACCGGTCTGGCTGGCCGCCCGCCTGTCCGGCAGGCCCGCCCGGTCCGCCGCCGCGGGCTACCAGGTCGCCGTCCTGCTGGTGGCCGCGACCGGGGCCGGGCTGGCGTCCGTGCGGCCGGGCCTGGCCTGGCTGGTCCTCTTCGGACTGCTGACGGAGGCGCTGGCGGTCGCCGGTGCGCTCGCCCGGCGGCGGGGCTGGCGGCGCTGGCCGCTGCTGCAGCCGCACCTGCTCGGCGGCTCCTACATCGCCCTCACCACCGGCCTGCTCGTCGCCCAGACCGGCAGCCCGCTGGCCTGGCTGCTGCCGGCCCTGGTGGGGCAGCTCCCCATCGCCATGGCCAAGCGCCGGCTCGCCGCGGTCCCCGCCTGAGGTCACCAGCCCTGGGTGCGCCGGGCGGCTGCGACCACCTCGTCGAACAGCTGCCGGTCCAGGGCGGCGCCCTCCCGCCGGACCCGTGCCGGGTCGAGCACCAGCAGCCGGTCCAGCCGGACCTCGCTCGGGCGGCGGCGGCCGTCCCACCCCCCGGTGCCCACGTCCATCCAGGTCCGCCCGTGGCGGGCCTCGTCCGCGGCGTCCCGGTCGTGGTCCTTGCTGCTCAGCACCAGGCCGACCAGCTCGTCGCCGCGCCGGCCGACCACGAGCACCGGGCGGTCCTTGCCGCGGCCGTCGCCCTCGTCGAAGGGCACCCAGGCCCAGACGACCTCCCCCGGGTCGGGCCGCCCGTCGGCACGCGGACGGTGGCCGACGTCGATGCCCGCGGGCGCCGGGGCCGCCGGGCGGCCGGCCGACCGGCGGGCCCGGGAGCCGGCCGGACGGCCCGCCTCCGCGGCGCGGCGGACGACCGGCGCGGCGGCGCGCACCAGCCGGACGAGGGTGCCCACGAGACGGCTCTGGCGGCTCATGCCGGCACGGTACGGACCCGTGCGCGGAACGCCTCCACTGTCCCGTTCGTCACTCCGGTACCAATTCGAGCCGGTACCGGTTACGGACGGTCCGCGGCGGGCACCATGGCGTCACGGGGACCGTCGCTACCGGTGCCCCGGGAGAGGGGGCTCCCCATGACCTCGGCCCAGCCCGTGATCCCCGCCGGCCCGCGCCCGCGGGAGGTGAGGGCCAGCGTCCTGGCCGCGTTCCAGCTGGTCGAGGACGCCCGCTACCTCGGCACCGAACGCGGTCCCCGCCGCCGCCGCCGCGCACGCCGCGTCGCCGAGCGCACCATCGCCTACCGGCGGCTGGCGCGCGACGTCCGGCTCGGCTAGCGCCCGCGGCCCGGTCCCGTCAGGCGACGCAGAACTCGTTGCCCTCCGGGTCGGCCAGCGTCGCCCACTCCAGCGGCCCCTGCCGGGCCCGGTGCAGCTCGGTGGCACCCATCGCGACCAGGCGCGCGACCTCGGCCTCGCGCCGGTCGGCGCCCACGTGCACGTCGAGGTGCACCCGGTTCTTGACCGTCTTGGCCTCGGGCACCACCTGGAAGAGCACCCGCGGCCGGCCCGGGTCGGGTGAGGTGATCGCCTCGCCGACCCGCCACTTGAGGACGCCGCGGTGCACGACGGTGTCGGCCTCGGTGGCGTGCCCGGCCTCGACCATCCGCCGGACGAACGCCTCGTCGGTCGGCTCCACCTGCCAGCCCAGCGCCTCGGCCCACCACTCGGCGAGCCGGTGCGGGTCGGTGCAGTCGATCGTCACCTGGAAGTCCGTCGCCACGGTCGCAGCCTGGCAGGGACCCCCGACAGGACGGGTCACAGCTCGAGCGACAGCTCCGCGCGGATCGTCGCGTCGTCGGGCAGGGGCGTCTCCAGCCGGCAGTGGTCACGGATCATGACGCCGAACGGTGGCAGGGCGTCCCGCTCCACCCGGGCGGCCGGGTCCCACAGGCCCGAGCGCATCACCGCCTTCGCGCACTGCAGGTAGGCCCGCTGCACGGTGACCACGAGCACCGAGCGTGGCGCGCGGCCGAACTCGGTCAGGTCGACGTCGAGGGCGTCGGCCGGCACCAGCTCGGCGGTGCCGTAGACCTTGAGGGTCTCCTCGACGCCCGGGACGAGGAACAGCAGCGCGACCTGCGGGTTGGCGGCCACGTTGCGCAGGCTGTCGAGCCGGTTGTTCCCCTGCCGGTCGGGCAGCGCCAGCCGGTGCTCGTCGAGCACCTTCACGAAGCCCGGGTCGCCGCCGCGCGGGGAGACCTCCGGCGCGCCGCCGGCGTCCGCGGTGGAGAGGACGGCGAACGGCGCGAGCCCGACGAAGGCGCGGCAGTGGCCGTCGATGTGGTCGATCTCCTTGTCCAGCACCAGCTGCGAGGGCGGCCGGTACGTCGCCAGGACCGGGTCGGGGGAGCCGTCGGCGTGCACGCGGGCACGGTAGCCCCGCGCGGCGTCCGGCTAGCGTGCCCTCCGTGCCGGTCACGTGGAGCTCCCCGGTCCGCTTCGTCGAGTGCGACCAGCAGGGCGTGGTCTTCAACGCGCACTACCTGGTGTGGGCCGACGAGGCGTCCATGGTGTGGTGGCGCGCGATCGGCCTGCCGTGGGACGAGCTCGCCGCACGGGCCGACCCGGTGGTCAAGGCCAGCTCGCTGGAGTGGTCCTCGCCGGCCCGCTGGGGTGACACGGTCACCGTCGGCGCCGAGGCCGAGAGGCTGGGCCGCACCAGCGTCACCGTGCGGTTCACCGTCCGCGTGGGCGAGCGGGTGTGCTGCGTCGTCCGGAACACCTACGTGGCCACTGCCGGCGGCGGCGCCGTCCCCTGGCCCGACGACGTCCGGGAGCTCCTGACCGCGGACCTGGACGGCGCGGCGTGAGCGCCCGGCTCCTGCTGCCGGTGCTGCCCTTCGCCGGGCACGTGGCGCCGATGGCCGCGCCGCGATGGACGCGGCCGGTAGCGCCGCGCGCCGCCGACCTCGTCGAGGAGGTCCTGCTCAGCCGCTGAGGCCGGCTCCGGGCGGCAGCAGCGGCAGCCCGGGCGGCGGGCCCTCCTCGATCAGCCGCCGGAGCGCGGCGGTGTCGGCGTGCTCGGCCACCAGGTCGCCGAGGGCGTCCAGCCGCTGCTCCCGGACCGCGGCGAAGGAGGTGTCCGGCGCGGGCACGAACCGCCGGCCGGCCGCCCGCGCGACCTCGGTCAGGAACGCCCGCCGGAAGCCGTCGTTCTCCAGCGCGCCGTGCCAGGTGGTGCCCCACACCGACCCGGCCCGGCCGCCGTCGAGGAACGGCTCGGCGCCGGCCTCGTCGTAGGTGACCACGCCGTGGTGGATCTCGTAGCCGTGGACCGGCTGGCCGAGCGCCTCCCCGGACGGGCGGCCCAGCGTCTTCTCGCGCGCGAAGCGGACGTCGGCCGGCAGCAGGCCCAGTCCGGGCACGGCGCCGGCCCGCGACTCGACGTCGTCGGTGATCGAGCGGGCGAGCATCTGGTGCCCGCCGCAGATGCCGAGCACCGGCCGTCCCTCGGCCGCGCGCCGGGCCACCGCGTCGGCCAGGCCGGTCGAGCGCAGCCAGCCGAGGTCGGTCACGGTGGCGCGGGTGCCGGGCAGCACCGCGAGGTCGGCGTCGGCCAGCTCCTCCGGGCGGGTGACGAAGCGGACCAGCACGCCCGGCTCGGCGGCCAGCGCGTCCAGGTCGGTGGAGTTGGACAGCCGCGGCAGCCGGGCCACGGCCACCCGCAGCACGTCCTCGCCGTGCGCCGGGCCGGCCGCGGAGGCGCCGGTGGGGATGCCCAGGGAGTCCTCGACGTCCACGGCCGCGCCGGGCAGCCACGGCAGGACGCCGAGGGTGGGCCGCCCGGTGAGCGCGGTGAGCCGGTCGAGGCCGGGCGCGAGCAGCCGGACGTCGCCGCGGAACTTGTTCACCAGGAACCCGGCCACCAGCCGCTGGTCGGCCGGCGGCATGAGCGCGACCGTGCCGTAGAGCGCGGGGAAGACGCCGCCCCGGTCGATGTCGCCGACGACGACCACCGGCAGGCCGGCCGCGGTGGCCAGGCCCATGTTGGCGATGTCGTCGGCGCGCAGGTTGATCTCGGTGGGGGAGCCGGCGCCCTCGCAGACGACGACGTCGAAGCGGGACCGCAGGTCGGCCAGGCTGGCCAGCACCTGCTCGAGCAGCGCCGCCTTCATCGGCCGGTAGGACAGCGCGGTCACCTCGGCCACCGGCCGGCCCAGGACGACGACCTGGCTGGCGTCGTCCCCGCCGGGCTTGAGCAGCACCGGGTTCATCGCCGCCTCGGGCTCGACGCGGGCGGCGGCGGCCTGCATGACCTGGGCGCGGCCGATCTCGGCGCCGTCGGCGGTGACCACCGAGTTGTTGCTCATGTTCTGCGCCTTGAACGGCGCCACCCGCACGCCCTGGCGCGCCAGCCACCGGCAGATGCCGGCGGTGACGACCGACTTGCCGGCGTCCGACGTCGTCCCGGCGACGAGCAGGGCGCCGCTCACGAGACCCCGCGAGGCGCGCCCCACCCGGCCTTCTCCTGGCCCGACAGCTCCGCGATCGCCTCCATGACGCGGTCGGTGACCTCGCGGCGGGCCCGGTTGCTGCCCGCCTGCCCGCGGTGCTCGGGGAAGGTCAGCGGCTCACCGAAGACGACGGAGAACCGGTGCGGCCGGGGCCAGCGCGAGCCCACCGGCTGGATGCGGTCGGTGCCGCGGACGCCGACGGGGACCACCGGGCAGTCGGCGGTGAGCGCGAGCCAGGCCACCCCGGTCTTCCCGCGGGCCAGCCGGCCGTCGCGCGAGCGGGTGCCCTCCGGGTAGATCCCGAAGCCGCCGCCGGCGCGCAGCACACCGAGCGCGGTGTCCAGCGCCTCCTGGGCGGCCCGGTGGGTCTGCCGCTCGACCGGCAGCGCGCCGAGGGCGGTGAACAGGTTGCGCGTGAGCCAGCCGCCGACACCGGGGCTGGTGAAGTACTCGGCCTTGGCCAGGTAGCCGACCCGCCGCGGCGCCGAGAGCGGGATGACCATGCTGTCGATGAACGACAGGTGGTTGCTGGCGATGATGAACGGCCCGGTCGCCGGCACGTTGGCCCGCCCGGTGACCCGGGGCCGGAACACCAGCCAGAACAGCGGTCGCAGCACGAACCGCACGACCAGGTAGAACACGCCGGCCTCCCCTCGCTCGGAGCGCGCCGGCGTCCGCGGCACCGGCACCGACCCCGGGCATCCTCCCCCGCCGCTCCGGGCGCCGGGGAGGCAGGGCGGCGGGGGAGGGGAGGGGCCCGGTCAGGGCACCCGGCGGTCCGGGGGGCAGGCGTCGCGCAGGATCGCCCGGATGTCGTCGGGCAGGGTGCCGTGCCCGGACGCCGAGGCCACGAGGTCGACGGCGACCTCGCGCACCTTCCGGTGGGTGTGGCTGGAGATGTGCGCGAGCAGGTCGAAGGCCACCTGGTCGCCGCACCCGGTGAGCAGCATGAGCACGCCCTTGGCCTGCTCGATCGGTGCCCGGCTGGCCATCGCCGTGCGCAGCTGCGTCACCTCGGTCTCCAGCTCGGCCACCCGGTCGGCGGTCCCCCCGGCCGGCCGCGGGACCTCGACGACCATGCCCTCGACGGCGGTCACCGTGCCGTCGGCGTCGAGCTGGGGCTCACCGAGGAAGAGGACGCGGCGGTCGGCCCCGCACTCGCTGCGCAGCCGGACCTCCAGGCAGAAGGCCTCCGCGCCGGTCACCGCCGCGGACAGCGCGTCGACCGTGCGCGGGCGGTCGTCGGGGTGCTGCGCGGCCACGAGGACCTCGGTGCACGGCCCGGGCCCGTCGGCGGGCAGGCCGTGCAGCTCGGCCATCTCCTCCGACCACTCCCACTCGCCGCTGGCGCGGTCGTAGCGCCAGCGGCCGGCCAGGCGGGTGCGCCGGGTGGTCAGCGGTGAGGGTGCCGGGGGGCGGGGCAGGGGCACCGCCGCCCCCGGGGAGGCCGTGCGGTGCCGGTCGAGGACACGGGACTGGGTCGACGTCATGGCGTGCTCCGGGGACGCGCGCCGGGCGAGGGCCCGGTTGAGCGCCGCACAGCCGTGGGTTCGACCTTCCGCGGATGCCGGGTGAGCCCGGCCGCTCGGGGACCTCCCTGACGCTAGTCGCTCCGAGGCGTCACCGCACGTGGTCGGAACAGGCCGACCCGGTGTTCACACCACCGTCACGAACCGGGCCGGGGACCGCGCCGGCGGCCCGCTGCGCAGGGCCGCGTCCACGGCGGCCAGCGTGGCCACGGCCGAGCGCAGCTGCTCGGGAGGGAGCGTGAACGGCAGCCGCAGGTGGTCGTCGAACGCCGTCCCCGTGCCGAAGGCGCGGCCCTCGGCCAGCTCCAGTCCGAGCGGCGCCGCGGCGGCCACGAGGGCGGCCGAGCCGGGCCCGGGCGGCAGGCCGCACCAGACCGACAGCCCGCCGGACGGCCGCGGCGCCGTCCAGTGCGGCAGCCGGGCGGCCAGCTCGGCCAGCAGCACGTCGCGGCGCTCGCGGAGCAGCGCGCGGCGCTCCGCGAGGACGGCGTCGAGGTCGCGCACCAGCACGGCGGCGGCGAGCTGGTCGAGGACGCCGACCGACAGCTGCCGGCGGCCCAGCGCGGCGCCCAGGGAGGCGGCCAGCGCGGCGTCGGTGCGCAGCCAGCCGATCCGCAGGCCGCCCCACACCGCCTTGGACAGCCCGCCGACGGTGACCGTCGCCGCGTCGGGCAGGCCCGCGGCGTAGAGCGGCAGCGGCCCGTCGTCGTCCAGCCACAGCTCGGCGGTGACCTCGTCGACGACGGTCAGCACGCCCTGCTGCCACAGCGTCGCGGCCAGCCGCCGGCGGCCGGCCGCGGACAGCCGCGCGCCGCTGGGGTTGGAGAAGTCCGGCATGAGGAAGGCCATCCGCGGGCTGCTCTGCCGGACGGCGATGGCGGCCGCGCCGACCACCGCGTCGGGGTCGGCGGCGTCGACGGCCACCGGCACGCACCGGCCGCCGGCCGCGCCGACGATGCCCAGCGCGCCCGGGTAGGTGGGGTGCTCGACGAGCACCCGGTCCCCGGGCTGCAGCAGCGTCTCGACGACCAGCGCGGTGGCGTCGCCGGTGCCGGCGGTGACCACCACCTGCTTGGGGTCGGTGGGCAGGCCCCGGGCGGTGTAGCGGTCGGCGACGGCGGCGCGCAGCTCGGGCAGCCCGCCGGGCGCGTAGCCGTGGCCGGCCAGGACGGCCGGTACCCGGGCGAGGGCCTGCGCGTAGGCCGGCAGCAGCTGCGGCGCGGCCTCGGGCGCTGCGTGGGCGAGGTCGAGGACGGCGGGGTCGGTGGTCGGGGCGTGCCAGACCGGGTCGGCCGACGGCGCCTCGACGACGGTGCCGGCGCCGTGCCGGGTGCTCGCGTGCCCCTCCTCGCGCAGCAGCCGGTAGGCCGAGGCGACGGTGACCCGGCTGACCGCCAGGGCTGCGGCCAGGTCGCGCTCGGCCGGCAGCCGGGTGCCCACCGGCACCTGGCCGAGCGCGACGAGCTCGCGGACGCGGCGGGCCAGGCCGGCGTAGCGGGGGCCGGGCAGCTCGTCGAGCCGACCGACCAGTGCGGCCAGTTCCGTGGCGGTGGACTGCTCGACCCGCGGTGGCATGCGGGCCACCATGCCGGATTGGACTGCTCTCGTCCAGTTCCGACGGTGCCACTCTTCGGTCATGACCTCAGGTGGAGTGCTCGTCCTGCTGTTCCTGCTCGCGATGGGTGGCCTCTCGGTCACCACGCTCGTCATCGCCGCCCGTGGCGGCCGCGGCCCGGCCGACCCACCGGCCAGCCACCCGCGGACCGACCCGGCC
This region of Geodermatophilus bullaregiensis genomic DNA includes:
- a CDS encoding AbrB family transcriptional regulator is translated as MARAPLRRLADAALVVAGAALASWLLDRAGVPSAALFGGLLAGLVRGLAGRTPLAVPRTGTAAAQAVVGVSIGALVDLDTLAALGEDWLPVLLVTVATLLLTVAAGSLLRLQPGITPVTGAFAMIAGGASGITAMARDLGADDRMVAVLQYLRVLLVVVLMPVVATAVYGAEPGSGSAAPAAGGAGWAADLLFTAGCALAGSALARLVRLPVPALLGPMLAAAVLDLGGLSGGAAVPGLVETAAFLLIGLQVGVSFTRDSLRTIGGALPLALAIVLGLIAACAGLGEVLSAATGVSRLDAYLATTPGGLYAVLATATGTGADATFVLAVQVLRLFVMLLGAPLLARYLARRPG
- a CDS encoding type II toxin-antitoxin system PemK/MazF family toxin, translating into MSRQSRLVGTLVRLVRAAAPVVRRAAEAGRPAGSRARRSAGRPAAPAPAGIDVGHRPRADGRPDPGEVVWAWVPFDEGDGRGKDRPVLVVGRRGDELVGLVLSSKDHDRDAADEARHGRTWMDVGTGGWDGRRRPSEVRLDRLLVLDPARVRREGAALDRQLFDEVVAAARRTQGW
- a CDS encoding VOC family protein, producing MATDFQVTIDCTDPHRLAEWWAEALGWQVEPTDEAFVRRMVEAGHATEADTVVHRGVLKWRVGEAITSPDPGRPRVLFQVVPEAKTVKNRVHLDVHVGADRREAEVARLVAMGATELHRARQGPLEWATLADPEGNEFCVA
- a CDS encoding MSMEG_1061 family FMN-dependent PPOX-type flavoprotein, with the translated sequence MHADGSPDPVLATYRPPSQLVLDKEIDHIDGHCRAFVGLAPFAVLSTADAGGAPEVSPRGGDPGFVKVLDEHRLALPDRQGNNRLDSLRNVAANPQVALLFLVPGVEETLKVYGTAELVPADALDVDLTEFGRAPRSVLVVTVQRAYLQCAKAVMRSGLWDPAARVERDALPPFGVMIRDHCRLETPLPDDATIRAELSLEL
- a CDS encoding acyl-CoA thioesterase gives rise to the protein MPVTWSSPVRFVECDQQGVVFNAHYLVWADEASMVWWRAIGLPWDELAARADPVVKASSLEWSSPARWGDTVTVGAEAERLGRTSVTVRFTVRVGERVCCVVRNTYVATAGGGAVPWPDDVRELLTADLDGAA
- a CDS encoding cobyric acid synthase, with product MSGALLVAGTTSDAGKSVVTAGICRWLARQGVRVAPFKAQNMSNNSVVTADGAEIGRAQVMQAAAARVEPEAAMNPVLLKPGGDDASQVVVLGRPVAEVTALSYRPMKAALLEQVLASLADLRSRFDVVVCEGAGSPTEINLRADDIANMGLATAAGLPVVVVGDIDRGGVFPALYGTVALMPPADQRLVAGFLVNKFRGDVRLLAPGLDRLTALTGRPTLGVLPWLPGAAVDVEDSLGIPTGASAAGPAHGEDVLRVAVARLPRLSNSTDLDALAAEPGVLVRFVTRPEELADADLAVLPGTRATVTDLGWLRSTGLADAVARRAAEGRPVLGICGGHQMLARSITDDVESRAGAVPGLGLLPADVRFAREKTLGRPSGEALGQPVHGYEIHHGVVTYDEAGAEPFLDGGRAGSVWGTTWHGALENDGFRRAFLTEVARAAGRRFVPAPDTSFAAVREQRLDALGDLVAEHADTAALRRLIEEGPPPGLPLLPPGAGLSG
- a CDS encoding lysophospholipid acyltransferase family protein; this translates as MFYLVVRFVLRPLFWLVFRPRVTGRANVPATGPFIIASNHLSFIDSMVIPLSAPRRVGYLAKAEYFTSPGVGGWLTRNLFTALGALPVERQTHRAAQEALDTALGVLRAGGGFGIYPEGTRSRDGRLARGKTGVAWLALTADCPVVPVGVRGTDRIQPVGSRWPRPHRFSVVFGEPLTFPEHRGQAGSNRARREVTDRVMEAIAELSGQEKAGWGAPRGVS
- a CDS encoding ANTAR domain-containing protein, giving the protein MTSTQSRVLDRHRTASPGAAVPLPRPPAPSPLTTRRTRLAGRWRYDRASGEWEWSEEMAELHGLPADGPGPCTEVLVAAQHPDDRPRTVDALSAAVTGAEAFCLEVRLRSECGADRRVLFLGEPQLDADGTVTAVEGMVVEVPRPAGGTADRVAELETEVTQLRTAMASRAPIEQAKGVLMLLTGCGDQVAFDLLAHISSHTHRKVREVAVDLVASASGHGTLPDDIRAILRDACPPDRRVP
- the yczR gene encoding MocR-like transcription factor YczR, which produces MPPRVEQSTATELAALVGRLDELPGPRYAGLARRVRELVALGQVPVGTRLPAERDLAAALAVSRVTVASAYRLLREEGHASTRHGAGTVVEAPSADPVWHAPTTDPAVLDLAHAAPEAAPQLLPAYAQALARVPAVLAGHGYAPGGLPELRAAVADRYTARGLPTDPKQVVVTAGTGDATALVVETLLQPGDRVLVEHPTYPGALGIVGAAGGRCVPVAVDAADPDAVVGAAAIAVRQSSPRMAFLMPDFSNPSGARLSAAGRRRLAATLWQQGVLTVVDEVTAELWLDDDGPLPLYAAGLPDAATVTVGGLSKAVWGGLRIGWLRTDAALAASLGAALGRRQLSVGVLDQLAAAVLVRDLDAVLAERRALLRERRDVLLAELAARLPHWTAPRPSGGLSVWCGLPPGPGSAALVAAAAPLGLELAEGRAFGTGTAFDDHLRLPFTLPPEQLRSAVATLAAVDAALRSGPPARSPARFVTVV